A part of Cystobacter ferrugineus genomic DNA contains:
- a CDS encoding DUF3943 domain-containing protein yields MFALILVAVVTSQAPFNASTAEEVAASSDAGIPQDVGQSAGSVPALAPDGGTLPESDSPLVPPRVASSANAEAPFDTSASQKTAASYLIPSAEILALYGGIVAFNKVVFRDKEWSHVTPGSIRDNLDGPWVIDNDDFAINQIGHPYQGSVYFSAARSSGLSFWESFLYVAAGSLLWEVGGEAEPPSINDQITTTFAGTLFGEVLYRVWNDLIGPEGGKTSILRHIAAAPLSPVGSFNHYVFKRRARFVDSNLFYRAWIGSSYGGSIRDQTGARTELLGFGQQLSLGVGLTQGFPGTSGDIDYGPFDHYDLRFELSLPRTPYVGLFVRGLLLGTDFQPKPWAHGLIGVFGSYDYSTLPLLRVSTSAVGPGLAMNVALGAGVTLQGTVLLAPIFFGGAGAITATSGGRDFRAGGGGQNLFDLRLLLRDSGSINAGVRNYAIRGFPDAPGTELISYGWVGSELRVVGGHVIGVEVQWSTRAASDPTLGNLSHAGSLFRLYYGFVNDAFSGAANRPGGGLR; encoded by the coding sequence ATGTTCGCACTGATTCTCGTCGCTGTCGTCACATCGCAAGCCCCGTTCAACGCGTCGACAGCAGAGGAAGTCGCAGCTTCCTCCGACGCGGGGATACCACAGGATGTGGGCCAATCCGCGGGGAGCGTGCCCGCGTTGGCGCCCGACGGAGGCACGCTCCCCGAATCGGACTCGCCGCTGGTGCCACCGAGAGTGGCCTCTTCCGCGAACGCGGAAGCGCCCTTCGACACATCGGCTTCCCAGAAGACCGCTGCCAGTTATCTGATTCCTTCCGCTGAAATCCTCGCGCTCTATGGCGGAATCGTCGCGTTCAACAAGGTGGTCTTTCGTGACAAGGAGTGGTCGCACGTCACGCCAGGCAGCATTCGCGACAATCTCGACGGCCCCTGGGTCATCGACAACGACGACTTCGCGATCAACCAGATCGGACATCCCTACCAGGGCTCCGTGTACTTCTCGGCCGCGCGGTCGAGCGGACTTTCGTTCTGGGAGTCATTCTTGTACGTGGCCGCTGGCAGTCTGCTCTGGGAAGTCGGAGGAGAAGCGGAGCCGCCCTCCATCAACGACCAGATCACCACGACCTTCGCCGGAACTCTTTTTGGCGAAGTCTTGTACCGGGTATGGAACGACCTGATCGGGCCTGAAGGTGGGAAGACCAGCATCCTGCGCCACATCGCCGCGGCGCCGTTGTCCCCAGTCGGAAGCTTCAACCACTACGTGTTCAAACGGCGAGCTCGATTCGTCGATTCGAATCTCTTCTATCGAGCATGGATCGGGTCAAGCTACGGCGGCAGCATCCGCGACCAGACCGGTGCGCGCACGGAGCTCCTCGGCTTTGGTCAGCAGCTCAGCCTGGGCGTCGGGCTGACGCAGGGCTTTCCAGGAACTTCCGGCGACATCGACTACGGCCCGTTCGATCATTACGATCTGCGATTCGAGCTCTCGTTGCCGAGGACCCCCTACGTGGGTCTTTTCGTGCGCGGGCTCCTGCTCGGAACTGACTTTCAGCCCAAGCCCTGGGCGCATGGCCTCATCGGCGTTTTTGGAAGCTACGATTACAGCACGCTCCCTCTCTTGAGGGTCTCGACCAGTGCGGTGGGGCCGGGTCTGGCGATGAACGTGGCCTTGGGCGCGGGAGTGACGCTTCAGGGTACGGTGTTGTTGGCTCCCATCTTCTTTGGGGGAGCAGGCGCAATCACGGCGACGAGCGGAGGTCGAGACTTCCGCGCCGGAGGCGGTGGTCAGAACCTTTTTGATTTGCGACTGCTGCTCCGGGACTCGGGTTCCATCAACGCCGGTGTCCGCAACTACGCCATTCGAGGGTTTCCAGATGCGCCTGGAACGGAGCTCATCTCGTACGGCTGGGTTGGGAGTGAATTGCGAGTCGTCGGCGGCCATGTCATTGGCGTGGAAGTCCAATGGTCGACTCGTGCCGCGTCGGACCCAACCCTGGGAAACCTCAGCCATGCCGGCTCGCTGTTCCGCCTGTACTACGGCTTCGTGAATGACGCTTTTTCAGGCGCGGCGAACAGGCCCGGTGGTGGACTTCGTTAG
- a CDS encoding enoyl-CoA hydratase/isomerase family protein, producing MSTSPTAVLLEVEGAVATLTLNDAARRNAMTPEIGEALRERVAELRQRPDVRAVVLAGAGGAFSAGGDLQMLERLRRVSSEEARTFMLDFYARYLSVLELPVPTVAAVEGAAIGAGLCVALACDLCVVAEDAKLALNFVQLGLHPGMGATYFVPWRAGAQRGAELLLTGRRFDGREAVRLGLALEATPGSEVLARAHTLAAQVAANAPLATRALKRRLAPDRAALQRALEEEARFQAESYGSEDLDEGLAAAAARRAPVFQGR from the coding sequence ATGTCCACTTCGCCCACCGCGGTCCTCCTCGAGGTAGAGGGGGCCGTCGCCACCCTCACGCTGAATGATGCCGCCCGCCGCAACGCGATGACGCCCGAGATCGGGGAGGCCCTGCGTGAGCGGGTGGCCGAGCTGCGGCAGCGCCCCGACGTGAGGGCGGTCGTCCTCGCCGGGGCCGGCGGCGCGTTCTCCGCGGGGGGAGACCTCCAGATGCTCGAGCGGTTGCGCCGGGTGTCCTCGGAGGAGGCCCGCACCTTCATGCTCGACTTCTATGCGCGCTACCTCAGCGTGCTGGAGCTGCCGGTGCCCACGGTGGCCGCGGTGGAGGGGGCGGCGATTGGCGCCGGGCTGTGCGTGGCGCTCGCGTGTGACCTGTGCGTCGTCGCCGAGGACGCGAAGCTCGCGCTCAACTTCGTCCAGTTGGGCCTGCACCCGGGCATGGGGGCGACGTACTTCGTGCCCTGGAGGGCGGGCGCGCAGCGGGGCGCGGAGCTGCTCCTCACGGGCCGCCGCTTCGATGGGCGTGAGGCGGTGCGGCTCGGACTGGCGCTCGAGGCGACGCCAGGGTCCGAGGTGCTCGCGCGCGCCCACACGCTCGCGGCCCAGGTGGCGGCGAATGCCCCGCTGGCCACCCGCGCGCTCAAGCGCAGGCTGGCACCGGACCGGGCCGCCCTCCAGCGGGCCCTGGAGGAGGAGGCGCGCTTCCAGGCGGAGAGCTACGGGAGCGAGGACCTGGACGAGGGGCTCGCGGCCGCGGCGGCCCGCAGGGCCCCCGTCTTCCAGGGGCGCTGA
- a CDS encoding cellulase family glycosylhydrolase produces MSLHWSLWFKRAFRICMAMLILPVAAFAQTLPPASQVAGQISIGWNLGNTLEAICGETAWGNPTVTQQFINSVKAAGFNAVRIPAAWDCHADQSTLTINPAWMARVKEVVDYAHGQGMYVILNIHWDGGWLEEHPLYSHQQAVNQKQRAYWTQIANTFKNYDERLLFAGTNEVHADYGTPTTEHITVQQSYLQTFVDAVRATGGNNASRTLVVQTYNTNSWHGLDYFSLPSDTIANRLIVEVHHYDPYDYTLNTNNVCLYWGAPYPSQGSCTWAQESYHDDLFARVKAKWIAQGVPVIIGEYGVATRPNLNLESRQYYLEYVNRAAAANGIKTFYWDNGVNPSQTNGFALFNRTNGAIVDQGALDAIRRGAGIGNPNNFTLTVTKSGAGGGTVTSSPSGIDCGSTCSATYSSGTSVTLTATAASGATFAGWSGACSGTGACTVSMTAARSVTATFNTSGSSTACSNPITFSGSTGNFNTTGAVCYRTNANINGWGCHNFDGRTVTVGGQERTCSQMPLTRSSDGYYYFAVSGGAYAWAGLYTW; encoded by the coding sequence ATGAGTCTGCATTGGTCTCTGTGGTTCAAGCGTGCTTTCCGCATCTGTATGGCCATGCTCATCCTGCCGGTGGCCGCATTCGCCCAGACGCTTCCGCCAGCGTCACAGGTAGCCGGCCAGATCTCCATCGGCTGGAACCTCGGGAATACGCTCGAGGCCATCTGCGGTGAAACCGCGTGGGGCAACCCGACCGTCACCCAGCAGTTCATCAACAGCGTCAAGGCCGCTGGGTTCAATGCCGTGCGCATTCCCGCTGCCTGGGATTGCCACGCCGATCAGAGCACGCTCACGATCAATCCGGCATGGATGGCTCGCGTGAAGGAGGTGGTGGACTACGCCCACGGCCAGGGGATGTATGTGATCCTCAACATCCACTGGGATGGGGGCTGGCTCGAGGAGCACCCGCTGTATTCGCATCAGCAGGCCGTCAACCAGAAACAGCGCGCCTACTGGACGCAGATCGCCAACACCTTCAAGAACTACGACGAGCGCCTGCTGTTCGCCGGCACCAACGAGGTACATGCCGACTACGGCACGCCGACGACCGAGCACATCACCGTGCAGCAGTCGTACCTCCAGACCTTCGTCGACGCCGTGCGCGCGACGGGCGGGAACAACGCCTCACGGACACTCGTGGTGCAAACCTACAATACGAACAGCTGGCACGGCCTCGATTACTTCTCTCTGCCGTCGGACACGATCGCCAACCGGCTGATCGTCGAAGTCCACCACTATGATCCCTACGACTACACGCTGAACACCAACAACGTTTGTTTGTACTGGGGCGCACCCTATCCGTCGCAGGGCTCATGCACCTGGGCGCAGGAGTCCTACCATGACGACCTGTTCGCGCGCGTGAAGGCGAAGTGGATTGCCCAAGGTGTCCCGGTGATCATCGGCGAGTACGGCGTGGCCACGCGTCCGAACCTCAACCTGGAGTCGCGGCAATACTACCTCGAGTACGTCAATCGCGCCGCGGCTGCCAACGGCATCAAGACCTTCTACTGGGACAACGGCGTCAACCCCAGTCAGACCAACGGCTTCGCCTTGTTCAACCGGACCAACGGAGCCATCGTCGATCAAGGCGCCCTGGATGCCATCCGGCGAGGCGCCGGTATCGGCAACCCGAACAATTTCACGCTCACGGTCACGAAGTCAGGCGCGGGCGGCGGCACGGTGACGTCGTCGCCGTCCGGGATTGATTGTGGAAGCACGTGCAGCGCGACCTATTCGAGCGGCACGTCCGTGACGCTCACCGCGACCGCGGCGAGCGGCGCGACGTTCGCTGGCTGGAGTGGTGCGTGCAGTGGCACAGGAGCCTGCACGGTGTCGATGACGGCCGCGCGTTCGGTGACCGCGACGTTCAACACGAGCGGAAGCAGCACGGCGTGTTCCAACCCCATCACGTTCTCAGGCAGCACGGGCAACTTCAACACGACCGGCGCGGTGTGCTACCGGACCAACGCCAACATCAACGGTTGGGGTTGCCACAACTTCGACGGCCGGACGGTCACCGTGGGTGGGCAGGAGCGAACCTGTAGCCAGATGCCTTTGACGCGCTCGTCCGACGGTTACTACTACTTCGCCGTGTCGGGTGGGGCGTATGCGTGGGCGGGCTTGTACACGTGGTAG
- the sugE gene encoding quaternary ammonium compound efflux SMR transporter SugE has protein sequence MAWGILFLAGLLEVAWAIGLKYTEGFTRLGPTVCTAAALVSSMGLLGVALRTLPLGTAYAVWTGIGTIGTAILGIALLGEPATVIRLACIALIVAGIIGLKLASTA, from the coding sequence ATGGCGTGGGGCATTTTGTTTCTCGCGGGTCTGCTAGAGGTCGCCTGGGCGATCGGGCTCAAGTACACAGAAGGATTCACCCGGCTTGGGCCGACGGTCTGCACAGCGGCGGCGCTGGTCAGCAGTATGGGACTCTTGGGCGTTGCGCTACGCACCCTGCCCTTGGGCACCGCGTATGCGGTATGGACCGGGATCGGAACGATCGGGACGGCAATCCTTGGGATCGCCCTACTTGGCGAACCCGCGACTGTGATTCGCCTGGCGTGCATTGCACTCATCGTGGCGGGGATCATCGGGCTGAAGCTCGCATCCACCGCGTAG
- a CDS encoding alpha/beta fold hydrolase: MLYALRSPSPVGHFTSAASQDRFLAAYDRAMADMPRPDRTLDLRTSYGVVRVYHFAGADPAAVPLLLLPGRVSASPVWADNMPALLGVRGLYTIDLLGEPGMSIQSRPITSAEDHARWLHEVLLALPESEVHLFGMSIGGWTAINLAVRQPEKIASVIVLDPIMTFNNLSVEAIVRTIPASVRWFPKAWRDGFASWTANGAPVEDVPVAVMIEAGMQAYALKLSAPVRITEEQLTALDIPVLAIIAGASRMHDSAEGAETARRLLEPGEVKVYPDASHAINGEHPGEIAADISGFLGRIEQ; this comes from the coding sequence ATGCTCTACGCGCTGCGCAGCCCGTCTCCGGTCGGGCACTTCACCTCCGCGGCGTCCCAGGACCGCTTCCTCGCGGCGTACGACCGCGCGATGGCGGACATGCCTCGACCGGATCGGACGCTCGACCTGCGCACGTCGTACGGGGTGGTCCGGGTCTATCACTTCGCCGGAGCCGATCCCGCTGCCGTACCGCTGCTGTTGTTGCCCGGCAGGGTGTCGGCGTCACCCGTCTGGGCGGACAACATGCCGGCCCTGCTCGGCGTTCGCGGTCTCTACACGATCGACCTCCTCGGCGAGCCCGGGATGAGCATTCAGTCCCGGCCGATCACCAGCGCGGAGGATCATGCTCGATGGCTGCACGAGGTCCTGCTGGCATTGCCCGAGAGCGAGGTCCATCTCTTCGGGATGTCGATCGGTGGGTGGACGGCGATCAATCTGGCCGTCCGCCAGCCGGAGAAGATCGCCAGTGTCATCGTGCTCGACCCGATCATGACCTTCAACAATCTCTCCGTGGAAGCGATCGTCCGGACCATCCCGGCGAGTGTGCGCTGGTTCCCCAAGGCGTGGCGCGACGGCTTCGCGAGCTGGACGGCGAACGGGGCACCGGTCGAGGACGTACCGGTGGCCGTGATGATCGAAGCCGGCATGCAGGCGTACGCGTTGAAGCTCTCGGCTCCGGTCCGGATCACCGAAGAGCAACTCACCGCGCTGGACATCCCGGTGCTGGCGATCATCGCCGGCGCCTCCCGCATGCACGACTCCGCCGAGGGGGCGGAGACGGCTCGTCGGCTGCTCGAGCCCGGTGAGGTGAAGGTCTATCCCGACGCGTCGCACGCGATCAACGGTGAGCATCCCGGCGAGATCGCCGCCGACATCTCCGGCTTCCTCGGTCGGATCGAGCAGTGA
- a CDS encoding MXAN_6640 family putative metalloprotease has product MRRSVWPLLLLVGCGGPERPPHEVFEEEARTLLQGGRPTEATAEPPRFEPGEPVESVVSPGGRFRIHFSRSGPNAVAPADADGDGIPDAVDTVARTYDAVAAFYAGLGYRSPPEDSGGSGEAGGDGRFDVYLVDFAGRADGAFRREDCLLVEQGCRGYMLQENDFAGYGYASYDQAVTTLASHEFFHAVQAAYGTALGRVAEEGTAVWASERFAPELDDLEHFVPAYLSRADRSLVVEPDGPAQSFSYGAALFFQFLGERLGDEVIRAMWEESVRAPSSHWAELLDTVLRRDAGTDFDTAFSEFAAWNLATGEHAREGSGYARGAGYSGLVSAARDLPVDEPSVRVAAASTRYFDVPGGTPSVSASFEPREGTDSAGLHLLVAAVTEREVLRVVRADGPGVLSAQVSAEDATRVVVAVVNGRHSGDGRYGRLRITSESPPAEPPPCGCQTTPGALPGALLLAAAAWRAVPRRRAR; this is encoded by the coding sequence ATGAGGCGCTCCGTGTGGCCGCTGCTCCTGCTCGTCGGATGTGGCGGCCCGGAGCGGCCACCGCATGAGGTGTTCGAGGAAGAGGCGCGGACACTGCTCCAGGGGGGACGGCCCACCGAAGCCACGGCGGAGCCACCGCGCTTCGAGCCCGGCGAACCGGTGGAGTCGGTGGTGTCTCCCGGGGGCCGCTTCCGGATCCACTTCTCACGGAGCGGACCCAACGCGGTGGCGCCGGCGGACGCGGATGGCGACGGGATTCCTGACGCCGTGGACACCGTGGCGCGCACCTACGATGCCGTGGCGGCCTTCTACGCGGGTTTGGGCTACCGCTCGCCGCCCGAGGACTCCGGAGGCTCCGGCGAGGCGGGAGGCGACGGACGCTTCGACGTGTACCTGGTGGACTTCGCCGGACGGGCGGATGGGGCCTTCCGGCGGGAGGACTGCCTCTTGGTGGAACAGGGCTGCCGCGGGTACATGCTCCAGGAGAACGACTTCGCCGGCTACGGATATGCCTCCTACGACCAGGCCGTGACGACGCTCGCGAGCCATGAGTTCTTCCACGCCGTGCAGGCCGCGTATGGCACGGCGCTCGGACGCGTGGCGGAGGAAGGCACGGCGGTGTGGGCCTCCGAGCGCTTCGCGCCCGAGCTGGACGACCTGGAGCACTTCGTCCCGGCGTACCTGTCGCGCGCGGATCGCAGCCTGGTGGTGGAACCGGACGGACCGGCGCAGTCCTTCAGCTATGGGGCCGCGCTCTTCTTCCAGTTCCTCGGCGAGCGACTGGGCGACGAGGTGATCCGGGCGATGTGGGAGGAGAGCGTTCGCGCGCCCTCCTCGCACTGGGCGGAGCTGCTCGACACGGTCCTGCGCCGCGACGCGGGCACGGACTTCGACACCGCGTTCAGCGAGTTCGCCGCGTGGAACCTGGCCACCGGGGAGCACGCGCGGGAAGGCAGCGGGTACGCACGGGGCGCGGGCTACTCCGGGCTCGTTTCCGCCGCCAGGGACCTGCCGGTGGACGAGCCCTCGGTACGGGTGGCGGCCGCCTCGACGCGCTACTTCGACGTGCCGGGCGGGACGCCGAGCGTCTCCGCATCCTTCGAGCCGAGGGAGGGCACGGACAGCGCGGGGCTGCACCTGCTGGTGGCGGCGGTGACCGAGCGCGAGGTGCTGCGCGTCGTCCGCGCGGACGGGCCCGGAGTCCTCTCCGCCCAGGTTTCCGCCGAGGACGCCACGCGCGTGGTGGTGGCGGTAGTGAACGGGCGCCACTCGGGAGACGGCCGCTATGGCCGGCTGCGCATCACCTCGGAGTCCCCCCCAGCCGAGCCGCCTCCCTGCGGGTGCCAGACCACCCCTGGAGCACTCCCCGGGGCACTGCTCCTCGCCGCCGCTGCGTGGCGGGCAGTTCCGAGACGACGGGCCCGCTGA
- a CDS encoding HmuY family protein, translating into MKNGPFPETRVMHGAPRGTWSTTALTLTLLLGACGVNEPVEPSPAAPRCEASLVRCAEQSIDQLNLLTTVSTGEIREEGTTAGEFHTYVDARAGGASATQSYTYGRFTPQGLSRVAVDDQAALASTDWDIALRRYTLRVNSGVSGPSCVAVARTPAGTTFESVTAVDAAWEFRTEDYFTESCEAIPGQYTLGLATRLEDFWGYEACLSMTGAVFVLRLADGKHVKLQVTDYYDPEPQRVCNETGEVPQPSGAAQLRIRWAFLP; encoded by the coding sequence ATGAAGAACGGCCCATTCCCCGAGACCCGAGTGATGCACGGCGCACCGCGAGGCACCTGGAGCACCACCGCCCTGACGCTGACCCTGCTGCTGGGCGCCTGTGGCGTCAACGAGCCCGTGGAGCCATCTCCGGCCGCCCCGCGGTGCGAGGCGAGCCTGGTGCGCTGCGCGGAGCAGAGCATCGATCAATTGAACCTGCTCACCACGGTCTCCACGGGAGAGATCCGCGAGGAGGGAACGACCGCGGGCGAGTTCCACACCTATGTGGACGCGCGAGCGGGAGGCGCCTCCGCCACGCAGTCGTATACCTATGGCCGCTTCACGCCCCAGGGACTGAGCCGGGTGGCGGTGGATGATCAGGCGGCCCTGGCCTCGACGGACTGGGACATCGCCTTGCGCCGCTACACCCTCCGGGTGAACAGCGGCGTGTCTGGCCCTTCGTGCGTCGCGGTGGCTCGGACTCCGGCGGGCACGACCTTCGAGTCGGTGACGGCGGTGGATGCCGCCTGGGAGTTCCGCACCGAGGACTACTTCACCGAGTCCTGTGAGGCCATCCCCGGACAGTACACCCTGGGCCTGGCGACGCGGCTGGAGGATTTCTGGGGCTATGAGGCCTGTCTGTCCATGACCGGCGCGGTGTTCGTGCTGCGCCTGGCGGATGGCAAGCATGTGAAGCTTCAGGTGACGGATTACTACGATCCGGAGCCGCAACGGGTCTGCAACGAGACGGGCGAGGTGCCCCAGCCCAGCGGCGCGGCCCAACTGCGCATCCGGTGGGCCTTCCTGCCATGA
- a CDS encoding HmuY family protein, with translation MQRIARQSRHRWAPAPFLLLGLAACGGDIQPEPGPQQPAGGEPPAVFRHTREADGTVTTIVDATDGAAWRALDLDTGEAADAAVQSAWDLSFQRFHIRTRGGVNGTGGVEVALLPDAFESLTQAPGSGYHEDAADGDDTDSEPDNVFERVEDGWYSYDVMTHTLTPRARTYVLRTDEGRYFKLRMLSYYDPAGSPAVISFRWKQVDPPSPSLP, from the coding sequence ATGCAACGCATTGCCAGGCAGTCGCGACACCGCTGGGCCCCCGCCCCTTTCCTGCTGCTCGGCCTCGCCGCATGTGGTGGGGACATCCAACCTGAGCCTGGCCCCCAGCAGCCCGCCGGCGGCGAGCCGCCCGCCGTGTTCCGCCATACCCGCGAGGCGGACGGCACGGTGACCACGATCGTCGACGCGACCGATGGGGCGGCGTGGCGCGCCCTGGATCTCGACACGGGCGAGGCCGCGGATGCCGCCGTGCAGTCCGCCTGGGATCTGTCCTTCCAGCGCTTCCACATCCGCACCCGCGGAGGCGTCAACGGTACGGGCGGCGTCGAAGTGGCGCTGCTCCCGGACGCCTTCGAGTCGCTCACCCAGGCGCCCGGCTCGGGCTATCACGAGGATGCCGCGGACGGCGACGACACGGACAGCGAGCCGGACAACGTCTTCGAGCGGGTGGAGGACGGCTGGTACAGCTACGACGTGATGACCCATACACTCACGCCGCGCGCGCGGACCTACGTCCTGCGCACCGACGAGGGCCGCTACTTCAAGCTGCGGATGCTGAGCTACTACGATCCGGCTGGCTCTCCCGCGGTGATCTCCTTCCGGTGGAAGCAGGTGGATCCACCGAGCCCTTCCCTTCCCTGA
- a CDS encoding TonB-dependent receptor plug domain-containing protein produces the protein MGWVLGLLVSVPVLAQQGEPSVDGGVAEEPPVIQTVVTASRSVERLQDTPVAVEVITRKDIEATGARDLAEALGARPGLELRRGFAGTELRVQGMSPEYTLVLVDGERVTGRLGGALDFSRFSTEDIEQVEIIRGPSSVLYGSDAVAGVVNIITRKAQRPLGATAQASLGGLWQFEADGSAELRGERAGLRLSGGFQRRDGYDLTPDTPATTGSSLEGFQVSGRGDVRVTDAFRLEARAGASRQVQRGVDEGAAGALFDRASQNESQEVTLSPSWVLSPTGSLQLSGRYSRFRHRYVLDQRQSSALDQVEETREQMARVGLQLDQTLAQVHQLVVGVEAIGETLDSDRLSSPGQRGRLSLYGQDSWKTPLPVALHVVPGLRLDVDSEFGAVLTPRLAVRLEPVEALTVRASYGLAFRAPSFQEQLIDFENPSVGYVVAGNPALRPEHSRGATVSAEWRVGGRSLLWTNLFRNDLSDMITVVQDPLSPTLRFTYDNVARATVQGAEVGWKQRLPLGAWLDVGYTFIHARDLEEDRPLEGQSAHRLTTQLGLRYRPWRLEASVQGSWVGPRPYYQAPDGTARTVHAPAYATLDARLAHGVLESIRLFVAGRNLLGAGDPNYLPIPPRAFYAGLILNV, from the coding sequence ATGGGATGGGTTCTCGGGTTGCTCGTGAGCGTGCCGGTGCTGGCACAGCAGGGCGAGCCGTCCGTGGACGGAGGGGTCGCGGAGGAGCCGCCGGTGATACAGACGGTGGTGACGGCTTCGCGCTCGGTGGAGCGGCTCCAGGACACACCGGTGGCCGTCGAGGTCATCACCCGCAAGGACATCGAGGCCACGGGCGCGAGGGATCTGGCCGAGGCGCTGGGCGCGCGTCCCGGCCTGGAGCTGCGGCGCGGCTTCGCGGGCACGGAGCTGCGGGTCCAGGGAATGTCCCCCGAGTACACCCTCGTGCTGGTGGACGGCGAGCGCGTGACGGGACGGCTCGGCGGCGCCCTGGATTTCTCCCGGTTCTCCACGGAGGACATCGAGCAGGTGGAGATCATCCGGGGCCCGTCCTCGGTCCTCTATGGCAGCGACGCCGTGGCGGGCGTGGTGAACATCATCACCCGCAAGGCCCAGCGGCCCCTGGGCGCCACGGCCCAGGCCTCGCTCGGCGGCCTGTGGCAGTTCGAGGCGGATGGCTCCGCGGAGCTGCGCGGAGAACGAGCGGGACTGCGGCTCAGCGGCGGCTTCCAGCGCCGGGATGGCTACGACCTGACCCCCGACACTCCGGCCACCACGGGCAGCTCGCTCGAGGGCTTCCAGGTCTCCGGACGTGGGGACGTGCGCGTGACGGACGCATTCCGGCTCGAGGCCCGGGCCGGTGCGTCCCGCCAGGTCCAACGGGGCGTCGACGAGGGCGCGGCGGGCGCGCTGTTCGATCGCGCGAGCCAGAACGAGAGTCAGGAAGTGACGCTGTCCCCCTCGTGGGTGCTCTCCCCCACCGGCTCGCTCCAGCTCTCGGGCCGCTACTCGCGCTTCCGCCACCGCTACGTGTTGGATCAACGCCAATCCTCCGCGCTGGATCAGGTGGAGGAGACGCGCGAGCAGATGGCACGGGTGGGCCTCCAGCTCGACCAGACCCTGGCCCAGGTGCACCAGCTCGTGGTGGGCGTCGAGGCGATTGGCGAGACACTCGACTCCGATCGGCTCTCGAGCCCGGGCCAGCGCGGCCGGTTGTCCCTCTACGGACAGGACTCCTGGAAGACCCCCCTGCCGGTGGCGCTCCACGTCGTGCCCGGCCTGCGGCTGGACGTGGACTCCGAGTTCGGCGCGGTGCTCACCCCCCGGCTCGCCGTGCGGCTGGAGCCGGTGGAGGCGCTCACGGTGCGCGCCAGCTACGGCCTCGCCTTCCGGGCGCCGAGCTTCCAGGAACAGCTCATCGACTTCGAGAACCCCAGCGTGGGCTACGTGGTCGCGGGCAACCCCGCGCTGCGCCCCGAGCACTCGCGCGGCGCGACCGTCTCCGCGGAGTGGCGGGTCGGCGGCCGGAGCCTCCTGTGGACGAACCTGTTCCGCAACGACCTCTCCGACATGATCACCGTGGTGCAGGATCCCCTCTCCCCCACCCTGCGCTTCACCTACGACAACGTCGCGCGCGCCACCGTGCAGGGCGCCGAGGTGGGCTGGAAGCAGCGGCTGCCGCTCGGGGCCTGGCTGGACGTGGGCTACACGTTCATCCACGCACGGGATCTCGAGGAGGACCGGCCCCTCGAGGGACAGAGCGCGCATCGGCTCACCACGCAGCTCGGCCTGCGCTACCGGCCCTGGCGCCTGGAGGCGTCCGTGCAGGGCTCCTGGGTGGGCCCCCGCCCCTACTACCAGGCCCCCGACGGCACGGCGCGAACCGTCCACGCCCCCGCCTATGCGACCCTGGATGCTCGGCTCGCCCATGGGGTGCTGGAGTCGATCCGGCTCTTCGTCGCCGGCCGCAACCTGCTGGGCGCGGGAGATCCGAACTACCTGCCCATTCCGCCCCGCGCCTTCTACGCGGGGCTCATCCTCAACGTGTGA